The genomic interval TATTATAACCTTTATGCCGCGCCTCTCCGCGCTCCTGGCGTACGCGGAGGTCTTCTTCGGGGTACGGTGCGCCGAGGATATGGTCACTTCGTGCGGTACGGCGAAGCCGTCGAGCACCTTCACCGCCTCTTCCATCACGGCCATGTCCGAGTCGCTGCCCATAACTATTCCGACGAGGGGTTTTGCCATAAGAGCCTCCTTTTATTTATTGAGCGCCTTCGCGCCTATGTCGCGCCTGTAGTAAGCGCCCTGCCAGCGTATCTTTTTAACGGCGCCGTAACTCTTCTCTATCGCCTCTTTTATGCCGCTCCCGAGCCCGGTAACCCCGAGCACCCTGCCGCCGGAGGTTACTATCCTGCCGTCCTCTTCCCCACTCTGTTCCGATGTCCCGGCGTGGAAGACCACTACGTCCTCCATCTTCGCGGCCTCGTCGAGCCCGGTTATCACTCTGCCCTTTTCGTACTCTCCGGGGTAGCCCTCGGACGCCATAACCACGCAGACGGCGGCCCGCTCGTCCCAGGAAAGCTCCACGGCTTCGAGCCTGCCTTCGGACGCCGCGAGGAGCAGCTCCAGCAGGTCGCCGGTGAGGCGCATGAGGATCGGCTGGGCCTCCGGGTCGCCGAAGCGGCAGTTGAACTCCAGGACCTTCGGCCTTCCGTCTTTTATCATAATACCGGCGTAGAGGATACCTTTGTAAAGTCTTCCCTCGGCCTCCATCGCGCGCACGGTCGGGACCATTATGGTGGCCATTATCTCCTCTTCGAGCTCCGGGGTTACCACGGGTGCGGGCGAGTAGGCGCCCATGCCGCCCGTATTGGGCCCCTCGTCCCCGTCGCAGGCGGCCTTATGGTCCTGCGAGGGGGCGAGGGGGAGGACGGTCCTGCCGTCGGTTACGGCCAGGAACGAGGCCTCCTCCCCTTCGAGGAACTCTTCCACTACCACGGTCTCTCCGGCCTTGCCGAAGGCCCGCTCCTTCATTATAAGGTCCACGGCACTGAGGGCCTCGTCGGGAGTCTGGCAGATTATGACCCCCTTGCCCGCGGCTAGCCCGTTGGCCTTTACGACGACGGTCCGGTCCGCCCCAAGCCCCTTGACGTATGCCCTGGCCTCGTCCGGTTCGGAGAACTTTTTATAACCGGCCGTGGGTATGTTATGGCGCGCCATGAGGTCCTTGCAGAAACCCTTGCTCCCTTCGAGCTCCGCGGCCCTCTTCGAGGGGCCGAATACTTTTAGCCCCGCCGCCTCGAACTCGTCGGTTATGCCGAGGGTGAGCGCAAGCTCGGGGCCGACGACCGTAAGGTCTATCTTCTCCTTAAGCGCGAACTCTTTAAGGCCCTCGATGTCGTCGGCCTTTATCGGGACGTTCTCTCCGTGGAGCGCGGTACCGGGGTTTCCGGGCGCAATGAATATCTTTTCGACTTTAGGACTCTGGGCGAGCTTCCACGCGAGCGCGTGCTCCCTGCCCCCGCCGCCTACTATGAGTATCTTCATGCGATAGTTCCCTATCCCTTAAAACCTGTCCTTATTATCTTCCCACCAGGTCCGCCATATGCCGTGGTCCTCCCCCATGTCCAGGCCGGTCATGCCCGTAAGCGCGA from Thermodesulfobacteriota bacterium carries:
- the purD gene encoding phosphoribosylamine--glycine ligase, producing the protein MKILIVGGGGREHALAWKLAQSPKVEKIFIAPGNPGTALHGENVPIKADDIEGLKEFALKEKIDLTVVGPELALTLGITDEFEAAGLKVFGPSKRAAELEGSKGFCKDLMARHNIPTAGYKKFSEPDEARAYVKGLGADRTVVVKANGLAAGKGVIICQTPDEALSAVDLIMKERAFGKAGETVVVEEFLEGEEASFLAVTDGRTVLPLAPSQDHKAACDGDEGPNTGGMGAYSPAPVVTPELEEEIMATIMVPTVRAMEAEGRLYKGILYAGIMIKDGRPKVLEFNCRFGDPEAQPILMRLTGDLLELLLAASEGRLEAVELSWDERAAVCVVMASEGYPGEYEKGRVITGLDEAAKMEDVVVFHAGTSEQSGEEDGRIVTSGGRVLGVTGLGSGIKEAIEKSYGAVKKIRWQGAYYRRDIGAKALNK